A genome region from Mesorhizobium sp. B2-1-8 includes the following:
- the secG gene encoding preprotein translocase subunit SecG: protein MQTILIVIHLMVVLALVGVVLLQRSEGGGLGIGGGSGFMTARGAANALTRATAILAAAFFVTSLTLSIIARYGEKPIDILDRVPTTSDGKGVLNQLPGKTTPAPAGNATPTPPSGNDAAAKPPATAPATAPTTNGTTSTAPAAPQVPNQ, encoded by the coding sequence ATGCAAACCATACTGATCGTCATCCATCTAATGGTCGTGCTCGCCCTTGTCGGCGTGGTGCTGCTGCAGCGCTCCGAAGGCGGCGGTCTCGGCATTGGTGGCGGATCGGGCTTCATGACGGCGCGCGGCGCCGCCAACGCTTTGACCCGGGCGACGGCGATCCTGGCGGCTGCGTTCTTCGTGACCTCGCTGACCTTGTCGATCATTGCCCGCTACGGCGAGAAGCCGATCGACATTCTCGATCGGGTTCCCACGACCTCGGACGGCAAGGGCGTGCTCAACCAACTGCCGGGTAAGACCACGCCGGCACCCGCCGGCAACGCCACGCCGACGCCGCCGTCCGGAAACGACGCCGCGGCAAAGCCTCCGGCAACGGCCCCGGCCACCGCGCCAACGACCAATGGGACCACCAGCACCGCGCCGGCGGCGCCTCAGGTTCCGAACCAGTAA
- a CDS encoding L,D-transpeptidase, with amino-acid sequence MQLRSFIFLGLCAAIGMSSPAFAGMPANMAAQQSVSLEKTDAIPVAAKSDAAQLKLLKKKKNPTPDDLAQIKKIEAKIAAGKEDAKAKALEARKLAMREAAKARADADRKAFLASKGQKASASEVADAKPAKKTIKVIEPIEPVTPIQSAEPIPAEAMNVALTGNNGELRSEVVGGQKRSSGGLFAGLFGGTLSGSSISYLPETRALDSALAQKNAKKPFKVKPEFVPQDVEFTGYDAGTIVIDTSARRLYLVESSTTARRYAIAVGREGLQFKGTVAVGDKQEWPRWIPTLDMQKREPKHYGQYKDGMAGGGQNPLGARAIYLYDGKKDTHLRIHGTIAPQSIGTSASNGCFRMMNEHVMDLYSRVRVGTKVVII; translated from the coding sequence ATGCAGCTTCGCAGCTTCATTTTCCTGGGACTTTGCGCCGCAATCGGCATGAGTTCCCCGGCCTTCGCCGGCATGCCGGCAAACATGGCCGCACAACAGTCGGTGTCGCTTGAAAAAACTGACGCCATCCCCGTCGCGGCCAAGAGCGATGCGGCGCAGTTGAAGCTTCTCAAGAAGAAGAAAAACCCGACACCGGACGATCTCGCCCAGATCAAGAAGATCGAGGCCAAGATCGCCGCTGGCAAGGAAGACGCCAAAGCCAAGGCGCTCGAAGCCAGGAAGCTGGCGATGCGCGAAGCGGCGAAAGCCAGGGCTGACGCGGACCGGAAGGCATTCCTGGCCAGCAAGGGCCAGAAAGCATCAGCATCTGAAGTGGCCGATGCCAAACCGGCCAAGAAGACCATCAAGGTCATCGAGCCGATTGAACCGGTCACGCCGATCCAGTCGGCCGAGCCGATCCCGGCCGAGGCGATGAATGTCGCTTTGACCGGTAACAATGGCGAATTGCGCAGCGAGGTCGTCGGTGGCCAGAAGCGGTCGAGCGGCGGTCTGTTTGCTGGTCTGTTCGGTGGAACCTTATCAGGCTCATCGATCAGCTATCTGCCCGAGACACGCGCGCTCGACTCGGCGCTTGCACAGAAGAACGCCAAGAAGCCGTTCAAGGTAAAGCCGGAATTCGTGCCTCAGGACGTGGAATTCACGGGCTATGATGCCGGTACAATCGTCATCGACACCAGCGCTCGCCGGCTCTATCTCGTCGAATCGTCCACGACCGCGCGTCGCTACGCCATCGCGGTCGGTCGCGAAGGCCTGCAGTTCAAGGGCACGGTCGCGGTCGGCGACAAGCAGGAATGGCCGCGCTGGATCCCGACGCTCGACATGCAGAAGCGCGAGCCCAAGCACTATGGCCAGTACAAGGACGGCATGGCCGGCGGTGGCCAGAATCCGCTCGGCGCCCGCGCCATCTATCTCTATGACGGTAAGAAGGACACGCATCTGCGTATCCACGGCACCATCGCGCCGCAGTCTATCGGCACCAGCGCCTCCAATGGCTGCTTCCGTATGATGAACGAGCACGTCATGGATCTCTACAGCCGCGTCCGCGTCGGCACCAAAGTCGTCATCATCTGA
- a CDS encoding CTP synthase, translated as MTPMARYVFITGGVVSSLGKGIAAAALGALLQARGYRARIKKLDPYLNVDPGTMSPYQHGEVFVTDDGAETDLDLGHYERFTGRSANQQDNITTGRIYKNIIERERRGDYLGATVQVIPHVTDEIKNFVLDGNDDYDFVLCEIGGTVGDIEAMPFLEAIRQLGNDLPRNNAVYVHLTLMPYIPTAGELKTKPTQHSVKELRGIGIAPDILLVRADRAIPKEERRKLSLFCNVRESAVIQALDVPHIYDVPMAYHREGLDSEVLAAFGIDPAPKPRMEPWQAVSNRIHNPEGEVTIAIVGKYTGLKDAYKSLIEALSHGGLANHVKVKLDWIESEIFEKEDPTPWLEKVHGILVPGGFGERGSEGKILAAKFARERKVPYFGICFGMQMACIEAARSLAGVEHASSTEFGPTKEPVVGLMTEWLKGNMLEKRRASGDLGGTMRLGAYQAELAKGSKIADIYGDTQISERHRHRYEVNIDYKQRLEDCGLVFAGMSPDGVLPETVEYPDHPWFIGVQYHPELKSRPLDPHPLFASFIEAAVEQSRLV; from the coding sequence ATGACTCCCATGGCGCGATATGTATTCATCACAGGCGGCGTGGTTTCCTCACTTGGAAAAGGCATTGCCGCAGCGGCCCTTGGGGCTCTCCTGCAGGCGCGAGGCTATCGCGCACGCATCAAAAAACTCGACCCCTACCTCAATGTCGATCCCGGCACGATGTCGCCGTACCAGCATGGCGAAGTGTTCGTCACTGATGATGGTGCCGAGACCGACCTCGACCTTGGTCATTACGAGCGCTTCACCGGCCGTTCCGCCAATCAGCAGGACAACATCACCACCGGGCGTATCTACAAGAACATCATCGAGCGCGAGCGGCGTGGCGACTATCTCGGCGCGACCGTGCAGGTCATCCCGCACGTTACCGACGAGATCAAGAACTTCGTCCTCGACGGCAATGACGACTATGATTTCGTGCTGTGCGAGATCGGCGGCACGGTCGGCGACATCGAGGCGATGCCGTTCCTCGAGGCGATCCGCCAGCTCGGCAACGATCTACCGCGCAACAACGCTGTCTACGTGCATCTGACCTTGATGCCCTATATCCCGACGGCGGGTGAGCTGAAGACCAAGCCGACCCAGCATTCGGTCAAGGAATTGCGCGGCATCGGCATTGCGCCTGACATTCTTCTGGTGCGCGCCGACCGCGCCATCCCCAAGGAAGAGCGCCGCAAACTGTCGTTGTTCTGCAATGTCAGGGAGAGCGCCGTCATTCAGGCGCTCGACGTGCCGCATATCTACGACGTGCCTATGGCCTATCACAGGGAAGGTCTCGATTCGGAAGTGCTGGCCGCCTTCGGCATCGACCCGGCGCCTAAGCCGCGCATGGAGCCGTGGCAGGCGGTCTCGAACCGCATCCACAATCCGGAGGGCGAGGTCACCATCGCCATCGTCGGCAAGTATACCGGCCTCAAGGACGCCTACAAATCGCTGATCGAGGCGCTTTCGCATGGCGGGCTGGCCAACCACGTCAAGGTCAAGCTCGACTGGATCGAATCGGAAATCTTCGAAAAGGAGGACCCGACGCCTTGGCTGGAGAAGGTGCATGGCATCCTTGTGCCCGGCGGCTTCGGCGAACGCGGCTCCGAAGGCAAGATCCTGGCGGCGAAATTCGCGCGTGAGCGCAAGGTGCCGTATTTCGGCATCTGCTTCGGCATGCAGATGGCCTGCATCGAGGCGGCGCGATCGCTGGCCGGCGTCGAACATGCCTCGTCGACCGAGTTCGGCCCGACCAAGGAACCGGTCGTCGGTTTGATGACCGAATGGCTGAAAGGCAACATGCTGGAAAAGCGCAGGGCGAGCGGCGATCTCGGCGGTACCATGCGGCTCGGCGCCTATCAGGCCGAGCTCGCCAAGGGCTCGAAGATCGCCGATATCTATGGCGACACCCAGATTTCCGAACGTCACCGGCACCGCTACGAAGTCAATATCGACTACAAGCAGCGCCTGGAGGATTGCGGGCTGGTCTTTGCCGGCATGTCGCCCGACGGTGTGCTGCCGGAGACGGTCGAGTATCCTGACCATCCCTGGTTCATCGGCGTGCAATATCACCCCGAACTGAAGAGCCGGCCGCTCGATCCGCATCCGCTGTTCGCCAGCTTCATCGAGGCGGCGGTGGAGCAGAGCCGGCTGGTCTGA
- a CDS encoding DUF1697 domain-containing protein, which translates to MRTYVALLYSITLGEGRRVVMSDLKAMAEGLGLKNVRTLLATGNLVFESDKISVAGLEERLESAFEQTFGRHVDIIVRAAGDWCKLASGNPFPSESVEAGNQVVVRVMRKPVAEDAISGFQAYAAADEKVLLVGGDIWVVFSRERPSSRLLAAANHKRMGIGTSRNWNTVRKLAEMVAQ; encoded by the coding sequence ATGCGGACCTATGTGGCGCTCCTCTACAGCATCACCCTGGGAGAGGGGCGGCGGGTCGTCATGTCCGACCTCAAGGCGATGGCGGAAGGCCTTGGCCTTAAGAATGTCCGCACCCTGTTGGCGACCGGCAATCTGGTTTTCGAGAGCGACAAGATCTCGGTCGCCGGACTCGAGGAGCGGCTGGAATCCGCCTTCGAGCAGACCTTTGGCCGCCATGTCGACATCATCGTCCGTGCCGCCGGAGACTGGTGCAAACTCGCAAGCGGCAATCCATTCCCGAGCGAGTCGGTGGAAGCCGGCAACCAGGTCGTGGTGCGCGTGATGCGCAAACCCGTGGCCGAGGATGCGATATCTGGCTTTCAGGCCTATGCCGCAGCGGACGAGAAGGTGCTTCTGGTCGGCGGCGACATCTGGGTCGTCTTTTCACGGGAGAGGCCCAGCTCGCGGCTGCTTGCGGCCGCAAATCACAAGCGCATGGGCATCGGAACCTCGCGCAACTGGAACACGGTGCGCAAGCTGGCCGAAATGGTCGCGCAGTAG
- a CDS encoding NCS1 family nucleobase:cation symporter-1 → MTIQGASPDLYNEDLAPAKVRNWGPFSIFNVWTSDVHSLWGYYLAASLFLFCGGFVNFIIAIGIGSLIIYALMNMVGYAGVKTGVPYPVLARASFGIWGANIPALVRAVVACFWYGAQTAAASGAIVALLIRSQWFADFNANTHFLGHSGLEVICFVVIWALQLLIIQKGMETVRRFQDWAGPAVWVMMLLLAVYLCVKSGTFAFTSDIPMDVLLEKTKDAGVPGTPGSWTSLFAVAAIWVTYFSALYLNFCDFARYAPNQAALRKGNIWGLPVNLILFSLVAGVTTIAAYDVYHEVLLHPDQISAKFDSLFLAALAALTFAVATLGINVVANFVSPAFDFSNVFPRQIDFKKGGYIAAVIALVLYPFAPWEGSAASFVNVIGATMGPIFGVMMVDYYLIRKGEVDVEALYREDGEFRFQGGWHVNAFIAAGIGAIFSSILPNFTNWLPSWWGVYGWFFGVAIAGVIYYVLRTAALGAGAKIAKA, encoded by the coding sequence ATGACGATACAAGGCGCATCGCCTGACCTGTATAATGAAGACCTCGCTCCCGCCAAGGTTCGAAACTGGGGACCGTTCTCGATCTTCAACGTCTGGACGTCGGACGTTCATAGCCTGTGGGGCTACTACCTCGCCGCCAGCCTGTTTCTGTTCTGTGGCGGCTTCGTCAATTTCATCATCGCCATCGGCATCGGCTCGCTGATCATCTACGCGCTGATGAACATGGTCGGCTACGCCGGTGTGAAGACCGGTGTGCCCTACCCCGTGCTCGCCCGCGCCTCCTTCGGCATCTGGGGCGCCAACATTCCGGCACTGGTGCGCGCCGTCGTCGCCTGCTTCTGGTATGGCGCACAGACAGCCGCCGCCTCCGGTGCGATCGTCGCATTGCTCATCCGCTCGCAATGGTTCGCCGATTTCAACGCCAATACCCATTTCCTCGGCCATTCCGGCCTGGAGGTGATCTGCTTCGTGGTCATATGGGCCCTGCAACTGCTGATCATCCAGAAAGGCATGGAAACGGTGCGCCGGTTCCAGGATTGGGCAGGCCCCGCCGTCTGGGTGATGATGCTGCTCCTTGCCGTTTATCTCTGCGTCAAATCCGGAACCTTCGCCTTCACCAGCGACATCCCGATGGACGTGCTTCTGGAAAAGACCAAGGACGCCGGCGTGCCTGGAACGCCGGGCTCGTGGACGTCGCTGTTCGCGGTGGCCGCGATCTGGGTGACGTATTTTTCGGCGCTCTATCTCAATTTCTGCGATTTCGCCCGCTATGCGCCCAATCAGGCGGCATTGCGCAAGGGCAACATCTGGGGTCTGCCGGTCAACCTCATCCTGTTCTCGCTGGTCGCCGGCGTCACCACCATCGCCGCCTACGACGTCTACCATGAGGTGCTGCTGCACCCCGACCAGATCTCGGCCAAGTTCGACAGCTTGTTCCTGGCTGCCCTTGCCGCCTTGACGTTCGCGGTGGCGACCTTGGGTATCAACGTGGTGGCCAACTTCGTCTCACCCGCGTTCGACTTCTCCAACGTCTTCCCGCGTCAGATCGACTTCAAGAAAGGTGGCTACATCGCCGCCGTCATCGCGCTCGTTCTCTATCCCTTCGCACCGTGGGAAGGCAGTGCCGCCTCCTTCGTCAACGTCATCGGCGCGACGATGGGGCCGATTTTCGGCGTGATGATGGTCGATTACTATCTGATCCGGAAGGGCGAGGTCGACGTCGAGGCGCTGTATCGCGAGGACGGCGAGTTCCGCTTCCAGGGTGGCTGGCACGTCAATGCCTTCATCGCCGCCGGCATCGGCGCCATCTTCTCCTCGATCCTGCCGAACTTCACCAACTGGCTGCCGTCCTGGTGGGGCGTTTATGGCTGGTTCTTCGGCGTGGCGATCGCCGGCGTCATCTATTACGTGCTGCGCACCGCCGCCCTGGGTGCAGGGGCCAAGATAGCAAAAGCCTGA
- a CDS encoding LysR substrate-binding domain-containing protein yields the protein MALPSLNGMRAFEAAARLGSVKDAAEELHLTPSAISRHIRALERNLGQDLFERGFRQITPTIRGSYYARSLSEAFEAIWRATDDVSLANGPSHGRTQRVRVLCVPAVLNLWLADRLPSFRRQHPAVDLEISTSGKRANFDLAIVDEFVYKAGPALTLLIPLVLTPVCAPSLLDGPMPLRSPADLVNHHLIHECETMRWKRWLEQEGVLDTTPKSSTTLDDCTLIMREAINGAGIALADTMMAQDLLQQGKLVAPFSARHTYPAGIYLHQRRSIGNKPGTGLFQDWLLSEVEDHKRVMAIA from the coding sequence GCCGCCGCACGTCTCGGCAGCGTCAAGGATGCAGCGGAAGAACTGCATTTGACGCCCTCTGCCATCAGCCGTCACATCCGTGCGCTTGAAAGGAATCTCGGTCAGGATTTGTTCGAGCGCGGCTTTCGCCAGATAACGCCGACCATCCGGGGCTCTTACTATGCACGCAGCCTCTCCGAGGCGTTCGAGGCCATCTGGCGCGCTACCGACGATGTCAGTCTCGCCAACGGCCCGAGCCACGGCAGGACCCAGCGTGTCCGGGTCCTGTGCGTGCCGGCAGTTCTGAACCTTTGGCTGGCGGACCGGTTGCCGAGCTTTCGCCGGCAGCATCCGGCCGTGGATCTGGAGATATCGACATCGGGCAAGCGGGCCAATTTCGATTTGGCCATTGTCGACGAGTTCGTCTACAAGGCCGGCCCGGCGCTGACGCTGCTGATCCCGCTGGTTCTGACGCCGGTCTGCGCGCCCTCGCTGCTCGACGGGCCGATGCCGCTGCGATCGCCCGCCGATCTGGTCAATCACCATCTGATCCACGAATGCGAGACCATGCGATGGAAGCGCTGGCTGGAGCAGGAAGGCGTTTTGGACACGACGCCGAAATCCAGCACGACGCTGGATGATTGCACTCTGATCATGCGCGAGGCGATCAATGGCGCTGGAATAGCGCTTGCCGACACGATGATGGCCCAGGATCTGCTGCAGCAGGGCAAGCTGGTCGCCCCGTTCAGCGCCCGCCACACCTATCCGGCCGGCATCTACCTGCATCAGCGTCGCAGCATAGGCAACAAGCCGGGTACCGGCCTGTTTCAGGATTGGCTGCTTTCCGAAGTCGAGGACCACAAGCGGGTCATGGCCATCGCCTAA